From the genome of Rickettsiales bacterium:
GAGCATTTTAATCTGTTCTTGAAAGAATGTGAGTGGAGGTTTAATATGGGCACACCAAGTGACTTACTGGCAGACCTGAAAAAGTTGCTCAAAGAATATTATTAGGTGTCAGCCCCAAATTAAATAGTTGGATTGGCCGTATAAAATTATGCCCCCACTTTTGC
Proteins encoded in this window:
- a CDS encoding IS1595 family transposase, which codes for EHFNLFLKECEWRFNMGTPSDLLADLKKLLKEYY